The following proteins are encoded in a genomic region of Glycine soja cultivar W05 chromosome 17, ASM419377v2, whole genome shotgun sequence:
- the LOC114392604 gene encoding ubiquitin-like domain-containing protein CIP73 isoform X2 encodes MGSTEKIPISAESSETTIEIKIKTLDSQTYTLRVDKQMPVPALKEQIASVTGVLSERQRLICQGKVLKDDQLLSAYHVEDGHTLHLVVRQPDLPPPGSVSNHSVTELNSSTGLGHASQVAPGVFIETFNVPVQGDGVAPEINRIVSAILGSIGLPNFASGSEGGIDVREHDSQGSGRTLGSSGILDSSHPRPEQAGLRILSDRSRNTFGTPAPVSLGSLQPPVIPDSLTTLSQYLRHISLEFDAIVREGRDNAEAAEAQRNEETRSVSSHLGSTPEGLSSPASLAEVLRSTRQMIDQQAGECLLQLSGQLENQANVTDPLLRSSIQSRALRTGVLFYNLGAFLLELGRTTMTLRLGQTSSEAVVNGGPAVFISPNGPNHIMVQPLPFQPGASFGAVPVGAAQSNSSLGSGLGSSFFPRRIDIQIRRGTSTTSSNTNQEERNETQSASVQRNSGESSVNQATSRRPDASIAGEPGVRLVPIRTMVAAAVPGTLGRLPSESSGNSIGLYYPILGRFQHVSSGHSNSEQGSQQSSQHHTVLPSTPESILQRQNTEDSARNGSLSTPSTRQEPSSSRVVNINILAASGPQNNQESERQIPSSVLQFLRTFFPGGEIHVEDSSVQGTTAGSALDHAATSRGAAPVPEAQPNVSEEGIFLSNILREIMPVISQQVGSEGNPSEDHMAQDSSTQVETDVGTSRRQSDSDPSPPNAKRQKME; translated from the exons ATGGGAAGTACTGAAAAGATCCCAATCAGCGCTGAAAGTTCAGAAACCACCAtcgagataaaaattaaaacattggaTTCTCAAACTTACACCCTCAGAGTGGATAAACAG ATGCCAGTCCCtgctctgaaagaacagattGCTTCTGTAACTGGAGTGTTATCTGAACGACAACGCTTAATTTGCCAAGGAAAAGTTCTAAAGGATGATCAGCTCCTGTCTGCCTATC ATGTTGAAGATGGTCACACCTTGCATCTGGTTGTGAGGCAACCTGATCTACCACCACCAGGAAGTGTGTCCAATCATTCAG TGACTGAACTGAATTCAAGCACAGGCCTTGGTCACGCAAGTCAAGTAGCCCCTGGTGTTTTTATTGAAACTTTCAATGTGCCTGTTCAGGGTGATGGAGTTGCTCCTGAAATCAATAGG ATTGTTTCTGCTATTCTAGGATCTATTGGACTTCCAAATTTTGCGAGTGGCAGTGAAGGAGGGATTGATGTCAGG GAGCATGATTCCCAAGGCTCTGGAAGAACTTTGGGTTCTAGTGGAATATTAGATTCATCTCATCCTCGACCCGAACAAGCTGGTTTGCGGATTTTGTCTGATAGATCGCGTAATACCTTTGGAACCCCAGCGCCAGTATCTCTAGGATCTTTGCAGCCTCCT GTCATTCCTGATTCTTTGACAACTTTGTCCCAATACTTAAGGCATATAAGCCTTGAATTTGATGCAATTG TCAGAGAAGGGAGGGATAATGCCGAAGCAGCTGAGGCTCAAAGGAATGAAGAAACTAGATCTGTTTCTTCACATTTGGGTTCAACTCCAGAAGGGCTTTCATCACCCGCATCCTTGGCAGAAGTTTTACGTTCTACCAGACAAATGATTGATCAACAAGCCGGCGAATGCCTACTT CAACTATCAGGGCAGCTGGAGAATCAAGCAAATGTAACGGATCCCTTGTTGCGGTCAAGCATTCAGTCTAGGGCTTTGAGAACTGGAGTTTTGTTTTATAACCTTGGTGCCTTTTTGCTTGAGCTTGGTCGCACAACCATGACACTGCGTTTGGGTCAAACATCG TCTGAAGCTGTAGTTAATGGTGGGCCTGCAGTTTTTATATCCCCAAATGGTCCTAACCATATCATGGTTCAG CCCCTTCCTTTTCAACCTGGGGCAAGCTTTGGTGCTGTCCCTGTGGGAGCTGCACAGTCTAACTCAAGTTTAGGTAGTGGACTTGGTTCAAGCTTTTTCCCAAGGCGTATAGATATACAGATACGTCGAg GTACCTCAACAACCTCATCCAATACCAATCAAGAAGAACGCAATGAGACACAATCTGCCTCAGTACAAAGAAATTCAGGTGAAAGTTCTGTTAATCAGGCAACCTCTAGGCGTCCAGATGCATCCATTGCTGGGGAGCCAGGAGTAAGGTTAGTGCCAATTAGAACCATGGTTGCAGCAGCAGTGCCAGGCACCTTAGGGCGTCTGCCTTCAGAATCATCTGGTAATTCTATAGGGCTTTACTATCCAATTCTTGGGAGATTTCAACATGTTTCTTCTGGACATTCAAATAGTGAACAAGGATCTCAACAATCAAGTCAGCATCACACTGTGTTACCGTCGACTCCTGAATCCATATTGCAAAGGCAAAACACAGAAGATTCTGCCAGGAATG GATCCTTATCAACTCCAAGCACAAGGCAAGAGCCTTCAAGTTCTCGTGTTGTAAATATCAATATTCTGGCTGCTAGTGGACCCCAAAACAACCAAGAATCTGAGAGACAAATACCAAGCAGTGTACTTCAGTTTTTAAGGACATTCTTTCCTGGTGGAGAAATTCACGTGGAAGATTCAAGTGTACAAGGAACAACTGCAGGTTCTGCCTTAGATCATGCTGCAACATCAAGGGGTGCTGCCCCAGTTCCTGAAGCACAACCTAATGTCAGTGAAGAAGGAATATTTTTGTCTAATATACTCCGTGAAATCATGCCAGTGATATCTCAACAAGTAGGGTCTGAGGGAAATCCTTCAGAAGATCATATGGCTCAAGATTCTTCAACCCAG GTTGAAACTGATGTCGGGACATCACGCAGACAGAGTGATTCTGATCCAAGCCCCCCAAATGCAAAACGTCAAAAG ATGGAGTGA
- the LOC114392604 gene encoding ubiquitin-like domain-containing protein CIP73 isoform X3 produces MGSTEKIPISAESSETTIEIKIKTLDSQTYTLRVDKQMPVPALKEQIASVTGVLSERQRLICQGKVLKDDQLLSAYHVEDGHTLHLVVRQPDLPPPGSVSNHSVTELNSSTGLGHASQVAPGVFIETFNVPVQGDGVAPEINRIVSAILGSIGLPNFASGSEGGIDVREHDSQGSGRTLGSSGILDSSHPRPEQAGLRILSDRSRNTFGTPAPVSLGSLQPPVIPDSLTTLSQYLRHISLEFDAIVREGRDNAEAAEAQRNEETRSVSSHLGSTPEGLSSPASLAEVLRSTRQMIDQQAGECLLQLSGQLENQANVTDPLLRSSIQSRALRTGVLFYNLGAFLLELGRTTMTLRLGQTSSEAVVNGGPAVFISPNGPNHIMVQPLPFQPGASFGAVPVGAAQSNSSLGSGLGSSFFPRRIDIQIRRGTSTTSSNTNQEERNETQSASVQRNSGESSVNQATSRRPDASIAGEPGVSEQGSQQSSQHHTVLPSTPESILQRQNTEDSARNVGSLSTPSTRQEPSSSRVVNINILAASGPQNNQESERQIPSSVLQFLRTFFPGGEIHVEDSSVQGTTAGSALDHAATSRGAAPVPEAQPNVSEEGIFLSNILREIMPVISQQVGSEGNPSEDHMAQDSSTQVETDVGTSRRQSDSDPSPPNAKRQKME; encoded by the exons ATGGGAAGTACTGAAAAGATCCCAATCAGCGCTGAAAGTTCAGAAACCACCAtcgagataaaaattaaaacattggaTTCTCAAACTTACACCCTCAGAGTGGATAAACAG ATGCCAGTCCCtgctctgaaagaacagattGCTTCTGTAACTGGAGTGTTATCTGAACGACAACGCTTAATTTGCCAAGGAAAAGTTCTAAAGGATGATCAGCTCCTGTCTGCCTATC ATGTTGAAGATGGTCACACCTTGCATCTGGTTGTGAGGCAACCTGATCTACCACCACCAGGAAGTGTGTCCAATCATTCAG TGACTGAACTGAATTCAAGCACAGGCCTTGGTCACGCAAGTCAAGTAGCCCCTGGTGTTTTTATTGAAACTTTCAATGTGCCTGTTCAGGGTGATGGAGTTGCTCCTGAAATCAATAGG ATTGTTTCTGCTATTCTAGGATCTATTGGACTTCCAAATTTTGCGAGTGGCAGTGAAGGAGGGATTGATGTCAGG GAGCATGATTCCCAAGGCTCTGGAAGAACTTTGGGTTCTAGTGGAATATTAGATTCATCTCATCCTCGACCCGAACAAGCTGGTTTGCGGATTTTGTCTGATAGATCGCGTAATACCTTTGGAACCCCAGCGCCAGTATCTCTAGGATCTTTGCAGCCTCCT GTCATTCCTGATTCTTTGACAACTTTGTCCCAATACTTAAGGCATATAAGCCTTGAATTTGATGCAATTG TCAGAGAAGGGAGGGATAATGCCGAAGCAGCTGAGGCTCAAAGGAATGAAGAAACTAGATCTGTTTCTTCACATTTGGGTTCAACTCCAGAAGGGCTTTCATCACCCGCATCCTTGGCAGAAGTTTTACGTTCTACCAGACAAATGATTGATCAACAAGCCGGCGAATGCCTACTT CAACTATCAGGGCAGCTGGAGAATCAAGCAAATGTAACGGATCCCTTGTTGCGGTCAAGCATTCAGTCTAGGGCTTTGAGAACTGGAGTTTTGTTTTATAACCTTGGTGCCTTTTTGCTTGAGCTTGGTCGCACAACCATGACACTGCGTTTGGGTCAAACATCG TCTGAAGCTGTAGTTAATGGTGGGCCTGCAGTTTTTATATCCCCAAATGGTCCTAACCATATCATGGTTCAG CCCCTTCCTTTTCAACCTGGGGCAAGCTTTGGTGCTGTCCCTGTGGGAGCTGCACAGTCTAACTCAAGTTTAGGTAGTGGACTTGGTTCAAGCTTTTTCCCAAGGCGTATAGATATACAGATACGTCGAg GTACCTCAACAACCTCATCCAATACCAATCAAGAAGAACGCAATGAGACACAATCTGCCTCAGTACAAAGAAATTCAGGTGAAAGTTCTGTTAATCAGGCAACCTCTAGGCGTCCAGATGCATCCATTGCTGGGGAGCCAGGAGTAAG TGAACAAGGATCTCAACAATCAAGTCAGCATCACACTGTGTTACCGTCGACTCCTGAATCCATATTGCAAAGGCAAAACACAGAAGATTCTGCCAGGAATG TAGGATCCTTATCAACTCCAAGCACAAGGCAAGAGCCTTCAAGTTCTCGTGTTGTAAATATCAATATTCTGGCTGCTAGTGGACCCCAAAACAACCAAGAATCTGAGAGACAAATACCAAGCAGTGTACTTCAGTTTTTAAGGACATTCTTTCCTGGTGGAGAAATTCACGTGGAAGATTCAAGTGTACAAGGAACAACTGCAGGTTCTGCCTTAGATCATGCTGCAACATCAAGGGGTGCTGCCCCAGTTCCTGAAGCACAACCTAATGTCAGTGAAGAAGGAATATTTTTGTCTAATATACTCCGTGAAATCATGCCAGTGATATCTCAACAAGTAGGGTCTGAGGGAAATCCTTCAGAAGATCATATGGCTCAAGATTCTTCAACCCAG GTTGAAACTGATGTCGGGACATCACGCAGACAGAGTGATTCTGATCCAAGCCCCCCAAATGCAAAACGTCAAAAG ATGGAGTGA
- the LOC114392604 gene encoding ubiquitin-like domain-containing protein CIP73 isoform X4 produces the protein MGSTEKIPISAESSETTIEIKIKTLDSQTYTLRVDKQMPVPALKEQIASVTGVLSERQRLICQGKVLKDDQLLSAYHVEDGHTLHLVVRQPDLPPPGSVSNHSVTELNSSTGLGHASQVAPGVFIETFNVPVQGDGVAPEINRIVSAILGSIGLPNFASGSEGGIDVREHDSQGSGRTLGSSGILDSSHPRPEQAGLRILSDRSRNTFGTPAPVSLGSLQPPVIPDSLTTLSQYLRHISLEFDAIVREGRDNAEAAEAQRNEETRSVSSHLGSTPEGLSSPASLAEVLRSTRQMIDQQAGECLLQLSGQLENQANVTDPLLRSSIQSRALRTGVLFYNLGAFLLELGRTTMTLRLGQTSSEAVVNGGPAVFISPNGPNHIMVQPLPFQPGASFGAVPVGAAQSNSSLGSGLGSSFFPRRIDIQIRRGTSTTSSNTNQEERNETQSASVQRNSGESSVNQATSRRPDASIAGEPGVSEQGSQQSSQHHTVLPSTPESILQRQNTEDSARNGSLSTPSTRQEPSSSRVVNINILAASGPQNNQESERQIPSSVLQFLRTFFPGGEIHVEDSSVQGTTAGSALDHAATSRGAAPVPEAQPNVSEEGIFLSNILREIMPVISQQVGSEGNPSEDHMAQDSSTQVETDVGTSRRQSDSDPSPPNAKRQKME, from the exons ATGGGAAGTACTGAAAAGATCCCAATCAGCGCTGAAAGTTCAGAAACCACCAtcgagataaaaattaaaacattggaTTCTCAAACTTACACCCTCAGAGTGGATAAACAG ATGCCAGTCCCtgctctgaaagaacagattGCTTCTGTAACTGGAGTGTTATCTGAACGACAACGCTTAATTTGCCAAGGAAAAGTTCTAAAGGATGATCAGCTCCTGTCTGCCTATC ATGTTGAAGATGGTCACACCTTGCATCTGGTTGTGAGGCAACCTGATCTACCACCACCAGGAAGTGTGTCCAATCATTCAG TGACTGAACTGAATTCAAGCACAGGCCTTGGTCACGCAAGTCAAGTAGCCCCTGGTGTTTTTATTGAAACTTTCAATGTGCCTGTTCAGGGTGATGGAGTTGCTCCTGAAATCAATAGG ATTGTTTCTGCTATTCTAGGATCTATTGGACTTCCAAATTTTGCGAGTGGCAGTGAAGGAGGGATTGATGTCAGG GAGCATGATTCCCAAGGCTCTGGAAGAACTTTGGGTTCTAGTGGAATATTAGATTCATCTCATCCTCGACCCGAACAAGCTGGTTTGCGGATTTTGTCTGATAGATCGCGTAATACCTTTGGAACCCCAGCGCCAGTATCTCTAGGATCTTTGCAGCCTCCT GTCATTCCTGATTCTTTGACAACTTTGTCCCAATACTTAAGGCATATAAGCCTTGAATTTGATGCAATTG TCAGAGAAGGGAGGGATAATGCCGAAGCAGCTGAGGCTCAAAGGAATGAAGAAACTAGATCTGTTTCTTCACATTTGGGTTCAACTCCAGAAGGGCTTTCATCACCCGCATCCTTGGCAGAAGTTTTACGTTCTACCAGACAAATGATTGATCAACAAGCCGGCGAATGCCTACTT CAACTATCAGGGCAGCTGGAGAATCAAGCAAATGTAACGGATCCCTTGTTGCGGTCAAGCATTCAGTCTAGGGCTTTGAGAACTGGAGTTTTGTTTTATAACCTTGGTGCCTTTTTGCTTGAGCTTGGTCGCACAACCATGACACTGCGTTTGGGTCAAACATCG TCTGAAGCTGTAGTTAATGGTGGGCCTGCAGTTTTTATATCCCCAAATGGTCCTAACCATATCATGGTTCAG CCCCTTCCTTTTCAACCTGGGGCAAGCTTTGGTGCTGTCCCTGTGGGAGCTGCACAGTCTAACTCAAGTTTAGGTAGTGGACTTGGTTCAAGCTTTTTCCCAAGGCGTATAGATATACAGATACGTCGAg GTACCTCAACAACCTCATCCAATACCAATCAAGAAGAACGCAATGAGACACAATCTGCCTCAGTACAAAGAAATTCAGGTGAAAGTTCTGTTAATCAGGCAACCTCTAGGCGTCCAGATGCATCCATTGCTGGGGAGCCAGGAGTAAG TGAACAAGGATCTCAACAATCAAGTCAGCATCACACTGTGTTACCGTCGACTCCTGAATCCATATTGCAAAGGCAAAACACAGAAGATTCTGCCAGGAATG GATCCTTATCAACTCCAAGCACAAGGCAAGAGCCTTCAAGTTCTCGTGTTGTAAATATCAATATTCTGGCTGCTAGTGGACCCCAAAACAACCAAGAATCTGAGAGACAAATACCAAGCAGTGTACTTCAGTTTTTAAGGACATTCTTTCCTGGTGGAGAAATTCACGTGGAAGATTCAAGTGTACAAGGAACAACTGCAGGTTCTGCCTTAGATCATGCTGCAACATCAAGGGGTGCTGCCCCAGTTCCTGAAGCACAACCTAATGTCAGTGAAGAAGGAATATTTTTGTCTAATATACTCCGTGAAATCATGCCAGTGATATCTCAACAAGTAGGGTCTGAGGGAAATCCTTCAGAAGATCATATGGCTCAAGATTCTTCAACCCAG GTTGAAACTGATGTCGGGACATCACGCAGACAGAGTGATTCTGATCCAAGCCCCCCAAATGCAAAACGTCAAAAG ATGGAGTGA
- the LOC114391870 gene encoding 40S ribosomal protein S11-like, which produces MAEQTEKAFLKQPKVFLSSKKTGKGKRPGKGGNRFWKSIGLGFKTPREAIEGTYIDKKCPFTGNVSIRGRILAGTCHSAKMNRTIIVRRNYLHFIKKYQRYEKRHSNIPAHISPAFRVKEGDHVIIGQCRPLSKTVRFNVLKVIPAGSSSGAKKAFTGM; this is translated from the exons ATGGCTGAGCAA ACCGAGAAGGCTTTTTTGAAACAACCAAAAGTGTTTCTCAG CTCGAAGAAAACTGGGAAGGGAAAGAGACCCGGAAAGGGTGGGAACCGCTTTTGGAAATCcattgggcttggatttaagACTCCCAGGGAAGCCATCGAAG GAACCTACATTGACAAGAAGTGCCCCTTCACTGGCAATGTTTCCATCCGTGGCCGTATCTTGGCTGGAACATGTCACAGTGCTAAGATGAACAGGACTATTATTGTTAGGAGGAATTATCTCCATTTTATCAAGAAGTACCAGAG GTACGAGAAAAGGCACTCCAACATTCCTGCTCATATATCACCTGCTTTCCGTGTGAAGGAAGGAGATCACGTTATTATTGGTCAATGCAG GCCACTTTCTAAGACTGTGAGGTTCAATGTGTTGAAAGTGATCCCAGCTGGATCTTCTAGCGGTGCAAAGAAGGCTTTTACTGGAATGTGA
- the LOC114392604 gene encoding ubiquitin-like domain-containing protein CIP73 isoform X1 → MGSTEKIPISAESSETTIEIKIKTLDSQTYTLRVDKQMPVPALKEQIASVTGVLSERQRLICQGKVLKDDQLLSAYHVEDGHTLHLVVRQPDLPPPGSVSNHSVTELNSSTGLGHASQVAPGVFIETFNVPVQGDGVAPEINRIVSAILGSIGLPNFASGSEGGIDVREHDSQGSGRTLGSSGILDSSHPRPEQAGLRILSDRSRNTFGTPAPVSLGSLQPPVIPDSLTTLSQYLRHISLEFDAIVREGRDNAEAAEAQRNEETRSVSSHLGSTPEGLSSPASLAEVLRSTRQMIDQQAGECLLQLSGQLENQANVTDPLLRSSIQSRALRTGVLFYNLGAFLLELGRTTMTLRLGQTSSEAVVNGGPAVFISPNGPNHIMVQPLPFQPGASFGAVPVGAAQSNSSLGSGLGSSFFPRRIDIQIRRGTSTTSSNTNQEERNETQSASVQRNSGESSVNQATSRRPDASIAGEPGVRLVPIRTMVAAAVPGTLGRLPSESSGNSIGLYYPILGRFQHVSSGHSNSEQGSQQSSQHHTVLPSTPESILQRQNTEDSARNVGSLSTPSTRQEPSSSRVVNINILAASGPQNNQESERQIPSSVLQFLRTFFPGGEIHVEDSSVQGTTAGSALDHAATSRGAAPVPEAQPNVSEEGIFLSNILREIMPVISQQVGSEGNPSEDHMAQDSSTQVETDVGTSRRQSDSDPSPPNAKRQKME, encoded by the exons ATGGGAAGTACTGAAAAGATCCCAATCAGCGCTGAAAGTTCAGAAACCACCAtcgagataaaaattaaaacattggaTTCTCAAACTTACACCCTCAGAGTGGATAAACAG ATGCCAGTCCCtgctctgaaagaacagattGCTTCTGTAACTGGAGTGTTATCTGAACGACAACGCTTAATTTGCCAAGGAAAAGTTCTAAAGGATGATCAGCTCCTGTCTGCCTATC ATGTTGAAGATGGTCACACCTTGCATCTGGTTGTGAGGCAACCTGATCTACCACCACCAGGAAGTGTGTCCAATCATTCAG TGACTGAACTGAATTCAAGCACAGGCCTTGGTCACGCAAGTCAAGTAGCCCCTGGTGTTTTTATTGAAACTTTCAATGTGCCTGTTCAGGGTGATGGAGTTGCTCCTGAAATCAATAGG ATTGTTTCTGCTATTCTAGGATCTATTGGACTTCCAAATTTTGCGAGTGGCAGTGAAGGAGGGATTGATGTCAGG GAGCATGATTCCCAAGGCTCTGGAAGAACTTTGGGTTCTAGTGGAATATTAGATTCATCTCATCCTCGACCCGAACAAGCTGGTTTGCGGATTTTGTCTGATAGATCGCGTAATACCTTTGGAACCCCAGCGCCAGTATCTCTAGGATCTTTGCAGCCTCCT GTCATTCCTGATTCTTTGACAACTTTGTCCCAATACTTAAGGCATATAAGCCTTGAATTTGATGCAATTG TCAGAGAAGGGAGGGATAATGCCGAAGCAGCTGAGGCTCAAAGGAATGAAGAAACTAGATCTGTTTCTTCACATTTGGGTTCAACTCCAGAAGGGCTTTCATCACCCGCATCCTTGGCAGAAGTTTTACGTTCTACCAGACAAATGATTGATCAACAAGCCGGCGAATGCCTACTT CAACTATCAGGGCAGCTGGAGAATCAAGCAAATGTAACGGATCCCTTGTTGCGGTCAAGCATTCAGTCTAGGGCTTTGAGAACTGGAGTTTTGTTTTATAACCTTGGTGCCTTTTTGCTTGAGCTTGGTCGCACAACCATGACACTGCGTTTGGGTCAAACATCG TCTGAAGCTGTAGTTAATGGTGGGCCTGCAGTTTTTATATCCCCAAATGGTCCTAACCATATCATGGTTCAG CCCCTTCCTTTTCAACCTGGGGCAAGCTTTGGTGCTGTCCCTGTGGGAGCTGCACAGTCTAACTCAAGTTTAGGTAGTGGACTTGGTTCAAGCTTTTTCCCAAGGCGTATAGATATACAGATACGTCGAg GTACCTCAACAACCTCATCCAATACCAATCAAGAAGAACGCAATGAGACACAATCTGCCTCAGTACAAAGAAATTCAGGTGAAAGTTCTGTTAATCAGGCAACCTCTAGGCGTCCAGATGCATCCATTGCTGGGGAGCCAGGAGTAAGGTTAGTGCCAATTAGAACCATGGTTGCAGCAGCAGTGCCAGGCACCTTAGGGCGTCTGCCTTCAGAATCATCTGGTAATTCTATAGGGCTTTACTATCCAATTCTTGGGAGATTTCAACATGTTTCTTCTGGACATTCAAATAGTGAACAAGGATCTCAACAATCAAGTCAGCATCACACTGTGTTACCGTCGACTCCTGAATCCATATTGCAAAGGCAAAACACAGAAGATTCTGCCAGGAATG TAGGATCCTTATCAACTCCAAGCACAAGGCAAGAGCCTTCAAGTTCTCGTGTTGTAAATATCAATATTCTGGCTGCTAGTGGACCCCAAAACAACCAAGAATCTGAGAGACAAATACCAAGCAGTGTACTTCAGTTTTTAAGGACATTCTTTCCTGGTGGAGAAATTCACGTGGAAGATTCAAGTGTACAAGGAACAACTGCAGGTTCTGCCTTAGATCATGCTGCAACATCAAGGGGTGCTGCCCCAGTTCCTGAAGCACAACCTAATGTCAGTGAAGAAGGAATATTTTTGTCTAATATACTCCGTGAAATCATGCCAGTGATATCTCAACAAGTAGGGTCTGAGGGAAATCCTTCAGAAGATCATATGGCTCAAGATTCTTCAACCCAG GTTGAAACTGATGTCGGGACATCACGCAGACAGAGTGATTCTGATCCAAGCCCCCCAAATGCAAAACGTCAAAAG ATGGAGTGA